The genomic interval CCCCATCGAGTTCACCATGGCTCCAGAGGCTTCTTACAACACAGCCAGGAGCTTGTTGAGCCATGAGGATGTTGACCTGCTGCTAGGTAACTGCATCTTCGGCCAGCATCCCTGGCCGAACTTCGATCCATGGTTTGATTTCTTTTGCGATACCATCATCAGACTGCATGCTCGCACAGACAAGCCCATAGGAGTTGTCCTTCAGTCTGGTATTCCCAGCCAGGAGGAGCACTTTCTGGCCATTCAGCGAAGACTGGTCGAGGCAGCCATACCCGTCTATCATTCTATGGCAAATGCCTGTCGCGCCATTGACCGTTTCCTGCGCTATCACCAGGATCGGCTCGCCGTGCTGAGAAGTGACTCCGAGCATTAGGTGCCCGGCTACTCCGCCACTTCTACTGTGACCGTCGTGCCCTGGCCTATTTCTGAGTGTACCGAGAAGACGCCATTGACAAGGCGGGCACGTTCCTGCATCCCAAGTATACCCAGCCTCCCCAGTCGAACGAAGTCGCCGAGGGACTCAGGTATGGCAAAGCCCTGGCCATTGTCAGTTATGCTCAGTGTTACGCTCTCTGGACTGAATTTCAGCCGCACTTGAGCCTTGGCTGCCCTGGAATGCTTCCTGACGTTGTTCAAAGCTTCCTGAGCGATGCGGAAGAGTACCAGCCCTGTATGGGGTGATAGCCTGCGCGGAGTGCCGACCACCTCAACGGAACTGCTCAGCATATAGCGACTGGTAAGATTATCCGTCATCCATCGCAATGCAACCAGCAGCCCGAAGTCCTCCAACAGGGAAGGGCGCAAGTTGTGACTGAAGCGACGCACTCCTTGCAAAATGCTATCTATTCTCCTACGAAATTCTACTAGATGGGTTATCATATCTTCAGGCAGTCCCTTTGGCGTAGTGATCAAGAAGTCGATATCAAGAGCCAGCCGGGATAGCTCTTGAGCCGTTTCGTCGTGGAGCTCCCGCGCGATGCGCTTACGTTCTTCCTCCTGAGCCTCAGTGAGAAGCTCAGCATATATCCGCATGTTTTCCTCCGCACGTCTTTGGTCGGTGATATCAGTGCCAATGGAAAGGGCAAATTCCACCGAACCCCGTTGGCTAGGGAGCGAGGTGTTAAGCCATGCGATCAGTCGACGGCTTCCGTCCTTGCTAACCCAGTGGCTTTCATGCCGGTTCGGAGATCCAGTATCTCGAACGGCTCGGAAGATAGCCTTAACTGACTCCACCTCTTCAGGAATCAGGAGCAAATCCCAGACGTGCCGGCCTTTGACCTCATCAAGAGAGTAGCCGGTGAGCTTCTGGCAAGCCTGGTTGAAGCGGACAATTTGGCCCTCCTTATCGAGAACTACCGCCAGGGTCCCAGCCATGTCAACCAAGGCCGAAACGAAATCGCGTTTCTCCTTCAGGCGAAGCCTGCTGTCCCGTGATGTTTTGATTGCTCGTGGCATCCTGCTGTTAAATGTTTCCTTTCCGGTGTGAGACAAGCCCACGATTGTCATGGAGATGGCACCGAAGCACCCCGCACACTCCATCCCCACAACGTCATCTAGGTCAAATCGTCAATGACCAACCAGCCCTCTCTCAGAGCATGGGCCACGGCCTCGGTGCGTGACTTGACCCCAAACTTAGCGAAGATGTTCACCAAATGGGCCTGAACAGTGCGCACGCTAATGGATAGTGCAGTGGCGATTTCTTTGTTGCTCAGGCCTCTAGCAGTCAACTTGAGAACCTCCATCTCCCGTTGATGCAAATCCGGGAGTGTTTCTTTCGACTTCCCGCAAGCGTAGGGCAGCCGATCAAGAACCTGATGCGCTACAGCGGGATCGAGCACTTTTTCTCCGGCGTGCAGTGATCTGATGGCGGAGACGAGCTCCCAGAGCCGCGCATCCTTTAGAAGGTAGCCTGACGCCCCGGCCTCGACGGCACCGAGCACATAGGGCCCGTAGCCGTAGGCGCTGACAATGAGAACAGCCGTATTGGGACAGGCTGTCTTGATCGACTGGGTTGCTTCGATGCCGTTGAGCTTTGGCATAGCAACATCAAGCACGGCAATATCCGGACGAAGTTGCCCCGCTAGCTTGACCGCCTCCTCTCCGTCCCCCGCCTGGGCAATAACCTCCATGTCGCCTTGCTCGGCTACAACCCGAACCAAGCCCTCCCTGAAGGCAGGATGGTCATCAGCAACCAAAACTCTAATCTTCCCCATTTCATTCTTGGTCTAGCTAGGAGTTTATCCCTCGCTAGCAAATCCGTAACATGATAGCTCAAAAGGAAGGCCTTGTCCATTTTACTTAGAACTCGACTGTACAAATTACTTAGTGCATTGCGAGTATTTACGGCTCGCGCAAATACATCTTTTGGCGGATGCATAAGCGTTGCGGCTGAAGTTAACATGGGTCGGGAGCCGGGAAGAAAGGGGATGGTCGCGTGGATGGCGCAAGGCCCGTGAGGAGCGCTACTTAGCGAATCAATACGGCTCTCGCAACTATTACATAGCCGATGGCAATAGTGAGATAACAGCCCAGAAAGGGAGGTAGAGCGGATGGGGCAAAAACTAGCACCAGTCTTTGAAGCGCCTGCCATGACACGAGAATGTCAGCATTACTGGGTAATTGCAACCGTGAAA from Chloroflexota bacterium carries:
- a CDS encoding PAS domain S-box protein codes for the protein MGMECAGCFGAISMTIVGLSHTGKETFNSRMPRAIKTSRDSRLRLKEKRDFVSALVDMAGTLAVVLDKEGQIVRFNQACQKLTGYSLDEVKGRHVWDLLLIPEEVESVKAIFRAVRDTGSPNRHESHWVSKDGSRRLIAWLNTSLPSQRGSVEFALSIGTDITDQRRAEENMRIYAELLTEAQEEERKRIARELHDETAQELSRLALDIDFLITTPKGLPEDMITHLVEFRRRIDSILQGVRRFSHNLRPSLLEDFGLLVALRWMTDNLTSRYMLSSSVEVVGTPRRLSPHTGLVLFRIAQEALNNVRKHSRAAKAQVRLKFSPESVTLSITDNGQGFAIPESLGDFVRLGRLGILGMQERARLVNGVFSVHSEIGQGTTVTVEVAE
- a CDS encoding response regulator transcription factor, producing the protein MGKIRVLVADDHPAFREGLVRVVAEQGDMEVIAQAGDGEEAVKLAGQLRPDIAVLDVAMPKLNGIEATQSIKTACPNTAVLIVSAYGYGPYVLGAVEAGASGYLLKDARLWELVSAIRSLHAGEKVLDPAVAHQVLDRLPYACGKSKETLPDLHQREMEVLKLTARGLSNKEIATALSISVRTVQAHLVNIFAKFGVKSRTEAVAHALREGWLVIDDLT